A single genomic interval of Sphingobacteriales bacterium harbors:
- a CDS encoding rhodanese-like domain-containing protein — translation MKQFFKNSRSIILLSFVLMLTACSNEAQQKQNTTAASTLTTATHAIANLNPDDFAQQIQKGGQLIDVRSPDELAEMGQIAKAQNIDYQAADFIQKIGALNKNEPVMVYCATGGRSSETATDLQKMGFTQIYNLEGGFEAWQQANMSVQK, via the coding sequence ATGAAACAATTTTTTAAAAATTCCCGAAGCATAATATTACTAAGTTTTGTTTTGATGCTAACAGCTTGTTCCAACGAGGCACAACAAAAGCAAAATACTACTGCCGCATCAACACTAACTACCGCCACCCACGCAATTGCCAACCTTAATCCGGATGATTTTGCCCAACAAATTCAAAAAGGAGGGCAGTTAATTGATGTTCGAAGCCCCGATGAATTAGCCGAAATGGGTCAAATTGCCAAAGCACAAAATATTGATTATCAGGCTGCCGATTTTATTCAAAAAATTGGTGCCCTAAACAAAAACGAACCAGTTATGGTTTATTGTGCTACCGGAGGCCGCTCAAGCGAAACCGCCACCGACCTACAAAAAATGGGTTTTACGCAAATTTATAACCTCGAGGGTGGTTTTGAGGCTTGGCAGCAGGCTAACATGTCCGTACAAAAATAG
- a CDS encoding acyl-CoA dehydrogenase family protein — MPAANFDLSLNFETTETQRLIATEIQNFAEKYIRPYVMEWDEAQHFPVDLFKKMGELGWMGVLVAENYGGSGLGYFEYVTVISEIAKVCGSIGLSVAAHNSLCTGHILQFGNEAQKQRWLPKLATAEWIGAWGLTEPNTGSDAGNMKTVAVKDGNDWVINGTKCWITHGHSSDVMVVIVRTGSVRDSHGMTTFVVEKSNPGIKAGKKENKLGMRASETTEVIFDNCRVSNDCMLGNEGEGFVQAMKVLDGGRISIAALALGIAKGALAAAVKYAQERHQFDAPIASFQGISFKLADMATKIEAAELLTLQAADLKNKGKKMTKEAAMAKYYASEVSVQVATDAVQIFGGYGYTKDFPVEKFYRDSKLCTIGEGTSEIQKVVIAREILR; from the coding sequence ATGCCTGCTGCCAATTTTGACCTGTCCTTAAATTTTGAAACTACCGAAACCCAACGCTTAATTGCTACCGAAATACAAAATTTTGCCGAAAAATACATACGCCCTTATGTAATGGAATGGGATGAAGCACAGCATTTTCCGGTAGATTTATTTAAAAAAATGGGCGAGTTAGGCTGGATGGGTGTTTTGGTTGCGGAAAACTATGGCGGTTCAGGCTTAGGATATTTTGAATATGTAACCGTAATTTCAGAAATTGCCAAAGTTTGTGGCTCAATAGGTTTATCGGTGGCTGCACATAATTCGCTTTGTACCGGACATATATTGCAGTTTGGCAACGAAGCCCAAAAACAACGCTGGTTGCCTAAATTGGCTACCGCCGAATGGATTGGCGCCTGGGGGCTTACCGAACCCAATACCGGCTCGGATGCAGGCAATATGAAAACCGTAGCCGTAAAAGATGGCAACGACTGGGTAATTAATGGAACTAAATGCTGGATTACCCACGGCCACTCGTCTGATGTGATGGTGGTAATTGTTCGCACTGGTTCGGTGCGCGATAGCCACGGCATGACAACTTTTGTGGTTGAAAAATCGAACCCCGGAATTAAGGCCGGCAAAAAAGAAAATAAATTGGGTATGCGCGCCTCTGAAACAACCGAAGTTATTTTTGATAACTGCCGTGTTTCCAACGATTGTATGTTGGGCAACGAGGGCGAGGGCTTTGTTCAAGCCATGAAAGTGTTAGATGGTGGCCGTATTTCAATAGCTGCCTTGGCTTTAGGTATTGCCAAAGGTGCTTTGGCTGCCGCTGTAAAATACGCCCAAGAACGCCACCAGTTTGATGCCCCTATTGCAAGTTTTCAAGGTATATCGTTTAAACTGGCCGACATGGCTACTAAAATTGAGGCTGCCGAACTGCTTACCTTACAAGCTGCCGACCTCAAAAACAAAGGCAAAAAAATGACCAAAGAAGCAGCAATGGCCAAATATTATGCCTCCGAAGTATCCGTACAAGTAGCAACCGATGCCGTGCAAATATTTGGCGGCTATGGTTATACCAAAGATTTTCCGGTTGAAAAGTTTTACCGCGACAGCAAACTTTGTACCATCGGCGAAGGCACCTCCGAAATTCAGAAAGTTGTAATTGCCCGCGAAATATTGCGGTAA
- a CDS encoding DUF1800 domain-containing protein codes for MILDFNLHEYRQQMLAKKVFDTSRRHIDKPELPQTDNNQTTAPSGKPRDIMSGLAPYTGDWKPTQVVHLLKRTMFGASSQHLNELLKLSPQEAVDTLLNLPSVNPPINNYNGLPINDEGTEFLADPYVTLGETWIDAPYTDDPYVVYGRYVSLKGWWIRQMRYQSLSIAEKMVLFWHNHFATQASEIFEPRATWRYLNTLRQHALGNFKKLTKAITLDPQMLFYLNGAQNIAGSPDENYARELQELFCVGKGPNSKYTENDVQNAARVLTGFTVTDFDLLTTTFIAFNHDKKDKTFSAFYKNTSIKGKLGNDGQYELDDLLDMIFDTDEAALFICRKLYRFFVYHEITPQTETDVIEPLAQILRDNDYEIAPVLSALFASEHFFDPLNFAAVIKSPIDFCIGLLREYEVALPDTTKYSADWTLGELINFVLALLMQEPGDPPNVAGWPAYYQEPQFDKYWINTNSFPRRIQVCDALIYTGINYYEEEKIQIDIVGITKQLSNPGDPNALIDETLMRMYIYNLTDEGKAQLKNILLSGQSNDYYWTTAWNYYIDNPTNSDAYLLIYYRLAEMYRRIMQLEEYQLM; via the coding sequence ATGATTTTAGATTTTAATTTACACGAATACAGGCAACAAATGCTTGCAAAAAAAGTATTTGACACTTCGCGCCGCCATATTGATAAACCCGAACTGCCCCAAACCGACAACAACCAAACAACAGCCCCAAGCGGAAAACCCCGCGACATAATGAGTGGTCTTGCGCCCTACACCGGCGACTGGAAACCAACTCAGGTAGTACATTTGCTAAAACGCACCATGTTTGGCGCAAGTTCGCAACACCTAAACGAATTGCTTAAATTGTCGCCGCAAGAAGCTGTTGATACTTTACTTAACCTGCCCAGCGTAAACCCACCCATTAACAACTACAATGGCCTGCCTATAAATGATGAAGGCACCGAGTTTTTAGCTGACCCTTATGTTACCTTAGGCGAAACATGGATAGACGCACCCTACACAGACGACCCCTATGTGGTTTATGGCAGATACGTGTCGCTAAAAGGGTGGTGGATACGGCAAATGCGCTATCAATCGCTTAGTATTGCCGAAAAAATGGTGCTGTTTTGGCATAACCATTTTGCCACCCAAGCAAGCGAAATTTTTGAGCCGCGTGCTACCTGGCGTTATTTAAATACCTTGCGGCAACATGCTTTAGGTAATTTTAAAAAACTTACCAAAGCTATTACCCTCGACCCTCAAATGCTATTTTATTTAAACGGCGCACAAAACATAGCAGGCTCGCCCGATGAAAACTATGCCCGCGAATTGCAAGAATTATTTTGCGTAGGCAAAGGGCCAAACTCAAAATATACCGAAAACGACGTACAAAACGCCGCCCGTGTACTTACCGGATTTACCGTTACCGATTTTGACCTGCTAACCACTACCTTTATTGCCTTTAACCACGATAAGAAAGATAAAACCTTCTCGGCATTTTACAAAAATACCAGCATAAAAGGAAAATTGGGCAACGACGGGCAGTACGAATTGGATGACCTTTTAGATATGATTTTTGATACCGACGAAGCTGCTTTGTTTATTTGCCGTAAACTATACCGCTTTTTTGTTTATCACGAAATTACCCCCCAAACCGAAACCGATGTAATTGAACCACTGGCTCAAATTTTGCGCGACAACGACTACGAAATCGCACCCGTTTTAAGTGCACTATTTGCTAGCGAACACTTTTTTGACCCGCTAAATTTTGCTGCTGTAATTAAAAGCCCTATTGATTTTTGTATTGGGTTATTGCGCGAATATGAGGTGGCACTTCCTGACACTACTAAATATTCAGCCGACTGGACTTTAGGCGAACTTATCAATTTTGTATTGGCTTTGCTGATGCAAGAACCAGGCGACCCCCCTAACGTTGCCGGATGGCCTGCCTACTACCAAGAACCCCAATTTGACAAATACTGGATAAATACCAACTCGTTCCCGCGCCGCATACAGGTTTGCGATGCGCTGATTTATACCGGAATTAATTATTATGAAGAAGAAAAAATACAAATTGATATTGTAGGCATTACCAAACAACTAAGCAACCCCGGCGACCCCAATGCCCTAATTGACGAAACCCTAATGCGTATGTATATTTACAACCTTACCGACGAGGGAAAAGCGCAATTAAAAAACATCCTCCTGTCGGGGCAATCAAATGATTATTACTGGACTACTGCATGGAACTATTATATAGACAACCCCACTAATAGCGATGCCTATTTGCTCATCTATTACCGCCTTGCCGAAATGTACCGCCGCATAATGCAACTTGAAGAGTATCAATTAATGTAA
- a CDS encoding outer membrane beta-barrel protein gives MSHFFKLFSFFFILFLYGNLYTSTTLFAQQTTTVTGSVTDSLNSQLGFASVLLLSPADSAMLTFTRADEFGHFEFKGVKQGATYLLKITYVGYIPYQQPFTTTPQQPVIDLGKISLKSFSKELFEVVVKTARAPISIKGDTIEYNAASFKVPPGSSVEDLLKKLPGFEVNQDGTLKAQGQDVSKVTVDNKRFFGNDTKMATQNLPAEAISKVQVFNDKTEQAKITGIEDGKSEKTVNLALKEEFKKGGFGKITAGYGTDNRLMAKGNYNKFDNKNQFSVIGYGNNLNQTGLSNDDYEDFKGSQSFNWGDDADFGFSGSGRGKRFWSSGGGGEESFSIPRSWGGNGNGESVNYGAGINYNYDTPNRKFSSSYFYNQTEQENNAKVLSQNILAHTYYQTTDTNSVNSFSGNHRATVRFEQTIDSIHTFVVVGNGRLGNRNNTDTSFTEYQTPNQLIFRNQSAQNSSDVLSYAANGTAIYRLKFKKKGRNFALSGSYFGSNLNNDAFQESITNNFVVPDPIFNFGNNVFNNINQNDQNDNSQTELKSSVLYTDKIHKYLHFETFYNFRQCNNLITRNVYNLLDANTPRIDSLSSYYNNSIAYNRLGTSLRFNYKGVSIGAGVAAQQYNLDGQYRNQKGAALMGEVNNTYFLWIPNFELNYSPKNGRNFSLEYDVTVTEPDRQQLQPFADNSNPLYIRKGNPELLPEVSHAFEISYRMFNRASFISLFVNAEYNYFKNQIVNNQTIDAKLVTTVVPVNISGGNSFWSFASFGFPIIKSKLSVNTGANVNFSENKLYINNIANNNQTQVYGGNLRLELTPVEAFSFSASGRSSVTYNKYSVNNAQNNQYYNHSLGSEFTLKFPKYFYFNTNFNYSVYINEKYGFNQQQPILTLAAYKLFGKGNKSELRLTAYDLLNKGASIEQYTDENTVTQSQSKTLTRYYMLAYTYNMRGVTIKTRHEGGGMGWW, from the coding sequence ATGAGCCATTTTTTTAAGTTATTTTCTTTTTTTTTTATTTTATTTTTATACGGCAACCTCTATACCTCAACCACTTTATTTGCCCAACAAACTACCACGGTTACAGGTAGCGTTACAGATAGCTTAAACAGCCAGCTTGGCTTTGCCAGCGTACTGCTGCTATCGCCCGCCGACTCGGCCATGCTTACCTTTACCCGCGCCGATGAATTTGGTCACTTCGAATTTAAAGGAGTAAAACAAGGGGCTACTTACCTGTTAAAAATTACTTATGTAGGATATATTCCTTACCAACAACCTTTTACCACTACCCCACAGCAACCTGTAATTGATTTGGGTAAAATTAGCTTAAAATCCTTCTCGAAAGAGCTGTTTGAAGTAGTAGTTAAAACGGCACGCGCGCCCATTAGCATAAAAGGCGACACCATTGAATATAACGCCGCCTCGTTTAAAGTGCCGCCCGGCTCAAGCGTTGAAGATTTACTTAAAAAATTGCCCGGATTTGAAGTAAACCAAGACGGCACCCTAAAAGCACAAGGCCAAGATGTAAGCAAAGTAACAGTTGACAACAAGCGATTTTTTGGCAACGATACTAAAATGGCCACCCAAAACCTACCCGCCGAAGCAATTAGCAAAGTACAAGTATTTAACGATAAAACCGAACAAGCCAAAATTACCGGAATTGAAGACGGAAAATCGGAAAAAACTGTAAACTTAGCACTCAAAGAAGAATTTAAAAAAGGGGGATTTGGCAAAATTACAGCAGGTTATGGCACCGATAACCGCCTGATGGCAAAGGGTAACTATAATAAATTTGACAACAAAAATCAATTTTCGGTGATAGGCTATGGCAACAACCTAAATCAAACCGGATTATCGAATGATGATTACGAAGATTTTAAAGGCAGCCAATCGTTCAACTGGGGAGACGATGCCGACTTTGGCTTTAGCGGTTCTGGACGAGGCAAGCGCTTTTGGTCTTCGGGCGGTGGTGGCGAAGAGAGTTTTTCGATTCCGCGCTCGTGGGGTGGCAACGGCAATGGCGAGTCGGTAAATTATGGCGCAGGTATAAATTATAATTACGACACCCCAAACCGCAAATTTAGCAGCAGCTATTTTTACAATCAAACCGAGCAAGAAAACAACGCCAAAGTGCTAAGTCAAAATATTTTAGCCCATACCTACTACCAAACAACCGATACCAACAGCGTAAACAGCTTTTCGGGCAACCACCGGGCAACGGTTCGGTTCGAGCAGACAATAGATTCGATCCACACGTTTGTGGTTGTTGGCAATGGCCGCCTTGGCAACCGAAACAATACCGATACAAGCTTTACCGAATACCAGACACCTAACCAGCTTATTTTCCGGAACCAAAGTGCCCAAAACAGCAGCGATGTATTAAGTTACGCTGCCAATGGCACAGCTATCTACCGGCTTAAATTTAAAAAGAAAGGGCGCAATTTTGCCCTCAGCGGCAGCTATTTTGGCAGCAATTTAAACAACGATGCCTTCCAGGAATCCATAACTAATAATTTTGTTGTGCCCGACCCTATTTTCAATTTTGGCAATAACGTATTTAATAATATAAACCAAAACGACCAAAATGACAATTCGCAAACCGAATTAAAATCGAGTGTGTTGTACACCGATAAAATTCATAAATATTTGCACTTCGAAACATTTTATAATTTTAGGCAGTGCAACAACCTAATTACCCGCAATGTTTACAATTTACTTGATGCCAACACCCCGCGTATTGACAGCCTTAGCAGCTATTATAACAACAGTATTGCCTATAACCGCTTAGGTACATCATTGCGTTTTAATTATAAAGGCGTAAGCATAGGCGCGGGGGTAGCCGCACAACAATATAATTTAGACGGGCAATATCGCAACCAAAAGGGCGCGGCATTAATGGGAGAGGTAAATAATACTTATTTTTTATGGATTCCGAACTTTGAGCTTAACTATAGCCCCAAAAATGGCCGGAATTTTAGCCTCGAATACGATGTAACTGTAACCGAGCCTGACAGGCAACAATTACAACCTTTTGCCGACAACAGCAATCCACTTTATATCCGGAAAGGTAACCCCGAACTGCTGCCCGAAGTAAGCCATGCCTTTGAAATTTCATACCGGATGTTTAACCGCGCCTCATTTATCAGCCTATTCGTAAACGCCGAGTATAACTATTTTAAAAATCAAATTGTAAACAACCAAACCATAGACGCTAAATTAGTAACAACAGTAGTACCTGTTAATATTTCGGGAGGCAATAGTTTTTGGTCGTTTGCCTCGTTTGGGTTTCCAATTATTAAAAGCAAATTATCGGTAAATACGGGCGCAAATGTAAATTTTTCTGAGAACAAATTATATATCAATAATATTGCCAACAACAACCAAACGCAGGTTTATGGAGGTAATTTGCGCCTTGAGCTAACCCCTGTTGAGGCATTTTCTTTTTCGGCATCTGGCCGCAGCTCAGTTACCTATAACAAGTACTCGGTTAATAATGCGCAAAACAACCAGTACTACAACCATTCATTAGGCAGCGAGTTTACGCTAAAATTTCCCAAATACTTCTATTTTAACACAAACTTTAATTACAGCGTATATATTAACGAAAAATATGGGTTTAACCAGCAGCAGCCTATTTTAACCCTTGCGGCCTATAAATTGTTTGGCAAAGGCAATAAATCTGAGCTACGCCTTACCGCTTACGATTTGTTGAATAAAGGCGCAAGTATTGAACAATACACAGACGAAAATACAGTTACCCAATCGCAAAGCAAAACCTTAACACGTTATTACATGTTGGCTTACACCTACAATATGCGAGGTGTTACTATTAAAACCCGCCACGAAGGTGGCGGTATGGGCTGGTGGTAA